The window CTGGGCGGACTGCCACGGCAACCGGATCACATCGGCCGGGCCGATCACCGACGTGTTGGGCTTCAGGAACAGCATCGGCTCGGCCGGCTGGGCGTTGCCCAGTTCGGCGGCGTGCTCGGCGTAGTTGCGCCCCACGGCCACGATCTTGCTCGGCAGCACCGGGGCCAACAGCCGGACGTCGGCGAGCCGGTGGACGACGCCGGTGGGTTCCGGCGGTGCGAACGGATGGCCGGCGATCGCCGCGATCACGGTGTCCGGCCCGGGGCGGCCGGCCTCGTCCAGTCCGTCGACGAGGCCGAAGCCGACGTCGCCGGCGGTCGAGAACCGGGCGATGCGCACGGTCGGCGACCCTATCCGACCGCCGGCCGCCCGCCCGGCAGCGGCCGGCCGGTCCGTCGCTAGCGGCCGGAACGCAACAGCCCGTAGGCCAACGCGTCCTCCAGCGCGGTCCACGACGCCGCGATCACGTTCTCGTGCACCCCGACCGTGGTCCATTCCGCGTCGCCGTCGGTGGTCCCGACCAGCACCCGGGTCACCGCCCCGGTCCCGGTGACCCCGGCCAGGATCCGCACCTTGTAGTCGACCAGCTCCAGCTTGTCGACCTCCGGGCACAGCTGCACCACGGCGGTCCGCAGCGCGTTGTCGAGGGCGTTGACCGGCCCGTTGCCCTCGCCGGTCGCCACGATCCGGTCGCCGTCGGCCAGGACCTTCACGGTCGCCTCGCTGACGACCTCGCCGTCGGGCCGCTGCTCGACGATGGTGCGCCAGGACTCGACGGTGAACAGCCGGTGCCGGCCCGCCGATTCCTCCCGCAGCAACAACTCGAACGACGCGTCGGCGGCCTCGAACGTCCAGCCCCTGGCCTCGAGTTCCTTGACGCGGTCGACAACGCGCCCGAGCAGGTCGGGGTCGCCGGACAGGTCGAATCCCAGTTCGCGGCCCTTGAGTTCGACCGAGGCGCGACCGGCCATCTCGGTGATGAGGACCCGCATGTCGTTGCCCACCAAGGCCGGATCGATGTGGTTGTACAGCTCGGCGGAGACCTTGAGCGCGCTGGCGTGCAGGCCCGCCTTGTGCGCGAACGACGACGTACCGGCGTACGCCTGGTGGGTGTCGGGCGTGAGGTTGGCGATCTCGGCGATGGCGTGCGACACCCGGACCGTTTCGCGCAGTTTCCCGGCCGGCAGCACCGTCATTCCGAGCTTGGTCTCCAGATTCGCGACCACGGCGAACAGGTCCGCGTTGCCGGTGCGTTCGCCGTACCCGTTGGCAGTGCACTGCACGTGGGTCGCCCCGGCCTCGACCGCCGCCAGGGTGTTGGCCACGGCGCAGGCGGTGTCGTCCTGGCAGTGGATGCCGAGCCGGACGCCGGTCCGTGACGCGACGTCGCTGGCGATCGCCAGCACCCGGGACGGCAACATGCCGCCGTTGGTGTCGCACAGCACCCCGACGGCGGCACCGGCGTCGGCGGCAGCGACCAGCAGGCGGACCCCGTAGTCCGGATCGTGCAGGTAGCCGTCGAAGAAGTGCTCGTGGTCGACGAAGACCCGCCGGCCTGCCGCCACCAGGTGGGCCACGGTGTCGGTGACCATCGCGAGGTTCTCGTCCAGCGTGGTACGCAGGGCCTGCGTGACATGGCGGACGTCGGACTTCGCCACGATCGTCACCACCGGCGCGCCGGACTCGAGCAGCGCCGCGACCTGCGGATCGCTGGCCGCGGTGGCACCGGCGCGACGGGTCGCCCCGAACGCCACCAGCTGCGCGTGCTGCAACTGCAGTTCGCTGGCGGCGCGGGCGAAGAACTCGGTGTCCTTCGGCATCGCCCCCGGCCAGCCGCCTTCGATGAAGCCGACCCCGTAGTCGTCGAGCAACCGCGCGACGGCGAGCTTGTCGTTCACCGAGTACGAGATCCCCTCGCGCTGCGCGCCGTCGCGCAACGTCGTGTCGTACACGTGGAACGAGTCGTCTGGACCGGTCATGCTGGTCACGTCCTTCGGGCGGATCCGGGCAACGAAAAACCCCCTCGCCGGGGTGGCGTAGGGGGTTGGCGCGTCGACGGGGAACTCAGTCGACGCGCAGTCCAATAATCAGGCGGGTGGCGCAGGTCACCGTGGCAGTGTGCCACACGCCTACCCGAGTGGATACATCCAGCCGTGCGGATCTGCCGCGGCCCCGGTCTGGATGTCCAGCAGCGCCTCGCGCAGCTGCAAGGTGATCGGCCCGGCCGTCCCGCCGGAGATCGACCACTGGGCGTCGCGGCTCTTAACGTGCCCGACCGGCGTGATCACCGCGGCGGTCCCGCACGCGAACACCTCGGTGAGCTGCCCGCTGGCGTTGCCCGCGCGCCACTCCTCGACGCTGACGCGTGCCTCCTCGACGCCGTAGCCCAGATCGGCGGCCAGGGTGAGCAAGGACGAGCGGGTCACGCCTTCGAGCAGGGCGCCGGTCAGCGCCGGGGTCACCACCCGGGCGTCGCGACCGCTGCCGTAGACGAAGAAGAGGTTCATGCCCCCCATCTCCTCGACCCATCGGTGCTCGGCGGCATCCAGCCAGACCACCTGGTCGCACCCCTGCTCGATCGCCTCCGCCTGGGCGATCAACGAGGCCGCGTAGTTGCCGGCGCACTTGGCCTCGCCGGTCCCGCCGGGGGCCGCGCGCACGTAGTCGTCGCACAGCCACACCGACACCGGATGCACCCCGCCGGCGAAGTACGCGCCGGCCGGCGACGCGATGAGCAGATAGTCGTAGGCGTTGGCCGGCCGAACGCCCAGACCGACCTCGGTCGCGAACATGAACGGCCGCAGGTACAGCGACCGTTCGGCATCGGCGGGGACCCAGGCGGAATCCACGCCGACGAGCGCCTGCAGCGATCCCAGGAACAGTTCTTCGGGCAGTTCCGGCATCGCCAGCCGCCGGGCGGACTTGGCGAAGCGGGCGGCATTGGCCCAGGGCCGGAAGGTCTTCACCGTCCCGTCGGCGTGCCGGTAGGCCTTGAGTCCTTCGAAGATGGACTGCCCGTAGTGGATGACGTTGGTCGCTGGGTCGATGGTGAGCGGGCCGTACGGCACCAGCTCGGGGTCGTGCCAGCCGCGGTCGGCGTCCCAGCGCACCCGCGCCATGTGGTCGGTGAAGGTCCGGCCGAAACCGGGGTCGGCGAGGATCGCGGCCCGCTCGGCCACCGGCAGCGGCGCGGGATTGCGGTGCAGCGCGAATGCCTCGGCGTGGGAGGTCGTGGTCATGGTCGGACGCTACCCCTTCGGCTCAGCACGGATTCGGTGGAGCGCACGACCCGGGGGCGGCGTTCGCCTCGGCGATCCGCCGGCGTCCCGGGTCAGCCGGCTACTGCGGTTGCCAAGGCATCGCCGATCTGGGCGGTCGAGCGGGCCCCGTTGCCCTGCCGGCCGGACAGGTCCGCGGAAACGGCGGCCTGCACACGATCCGCCGCCTTCGACGCCCCGACGTGGTCCAGCAGCATCGCCAGCGACAGCACCGTCGCGGTGGGGTCCGCCTGACCGGTCCCGGCGATATCGGGGGCCGAGCCGTGCACCGGCTCGAACATCGACGGGTTGGTGCGGCTGACGTCGAGATTGCCGCTGGCGGCCAGGCCGATGCCCCCGGTGATCGCCGCGCCGATGTCGGTGAGGATGTCGCCGAACAGGTTGTCGGTGACGACGACGTCGAAACGCTCCGGAGCGGTGAGGAAGAACATCGCCGCCGCGTCGACGTGGCAGTAGTCGGTGGTGACGTCGGGAAACTCCGCCGCGACGCGGTCGAAGGTCCGCTGCCACAGCGAACCGGCGTACACCAGCACGTTGGTCTTGTGCACCAGCGTGACCTTGCGCCGGCGCTTCGTGGCCCGCTGGAAGGCATCACGGACGATGCGCTCCACGCCGAACGCGGTGTTGAGGCTCTCTTCGGTGGCCACCTCGTGCGGGGTGCCGCGCCGCAGCGTTCCACCGGCACCGACGTACGGACCCTCGGTCCCCTCACGGCACACCACGAAGTCGATGTCCTCGACGCCCTTGCCTGCCAGCGGCGTCGCGACACCGGGGTACAGCTTGACCGGCCGGAGGTTCACGTGGTGATCCAGCGCGAACCGCAACGGCAACAGCACGCCGCGCTCCAGCACGCCCGGCGGCACACTCGGATCGCCGATGGCGCCCAACAGGATCGCGTCGTGGCCGCGCAGTTCCTCGAGCACGGTGTCCGGCAACGTCTCGCCTGTGGCGTTGTAGCGCCGCGCCCCCAGGTCGTACTCCTGCGTGGCGACGGCGAGGTCGTCGGCCGGCGCGGCGGCGGCCAGCACCTTCAGGGCCTCGCCGACCACCTCCACACCGATGCCGTCGCCGGGAATGACTGCCAGACGCAGGGAGCGGGACATGGCCGGCAGCGTACGCCGCCGTCCACGCCTCGACATCCTCGTCTCGGCATACGGACGCAGTTCCGTGGAGACGGGGGGAACCGGCCGAACCGGCGAATCGGGGAAACTCGCGGGAAGGACGGCGAGTTTCCCCGATCGGCCAGCCGCTACCAGTTCTGCAGGGCCTTGCCTTCCTTGTCGCGGAACGAGCCGATCAAGATCATGATGAAGTCGACGAGCACCCAGATGCCCAGGCCGCCGAGCGTCACGATCATGAGGATGGCCGTGCCGACCTTGCCGACGTAGAAGCGGTGGATACCCAGGACGCCCAGGAACCAGGCCAGCAGCGCGGCTGCGAGCCGGGACTTCTCCGATACGGGGTTGCCTGCGGCGTCGAGCATCGGCTTGCCATTGGGGAACACCGGTACCGGTGCGCCGTAACCGCCGGGCGGCGGCAGCGGAGCAGCGGGCGGCGGGGTCGGGGTGCTCACGGCGGATGCCTCCTGGTCGCCCCTCGGGCGAGGGGCCTCGCGACAGACCGTAGCGATCCGGTCACCCACATGTCCGGCACCACGACGCGGACGGCGTAACCGGTCCGCCGCGCTGCCGCAGGCGCCCGGGACGGCGGCCGCCCGGCGTGGGCAGGTCGGCGAGCGCGAGCGGTCGGCATTTCGCTGCTATCCTTGCCGCACTATGTCGTCTGCGCGCCTGCTTCTCGGCCGCCGCGGCGGGGCCTGATTCGACCGGCCTCCCCGTCGCGGGGTGTCCTGGCGTGCCGGTCCACGACCGCGATGTCGACCGGAGACCCCCTGTGAGCAGCACCGCAACGCCCCCCACACCGCAGCGCAACCCCCAGCAGCCCTCGAGCATGGCCTGGCAGCGCTACCGTCCTTTCACTCCTGTTCGGTTGACCGACCGGACCTGGCCGGATGCCGTCATCACGAAGCCGCCGCGCTGGTGCGCGGTCGACCTGCGCGACGGCAACCAGGCCCTGATCGACCCGATGACCCCGGACCGCAAGCGGCGGATGTTCGACCTGCTGGTCCGCATGGGCTACAAGGAGATCGAGGTCGGGTTCCCGTCGGCCAGTCAGACCGACTTCGACTTCGTCCGTGAGCTGATCGAGACCGACGCCATCCCCGACGACGTGGTGATCCAGGTCCTCACGCAGTCCCGCGAGCACCTGATCGAGCGGACGTACGAGTCGATCCGCGGCGCCCGGCAGGCCATCGTCCACCTGTACAACTCGACGTCGACGCTGCAGCGGCGCGTCGTATTCGGCCTGGACCGGCAGGGCATCACCGAGATCGCCGTGCACGGCGCACAGCTGGTGGCGAAGTTTGCCGAGCAGATCGCGCACGAGACCGACGTGTTCTTCGAGTACTCCCCGGAGTCGTTCACCGGGACCGAGCTGGAGTACGCGGTCGAGATCTGCGACGCGGTCAACGAGGTGTGGCAGCCCACGCCGGATCGCAAGGTGATCCTCAACCTGCCCGCGACGGTCGAGATGGCCACCCCGAACGTGTATGCCGACCAGATCGAGTGGATGAACCGGCACCTGTCGCGCCGCGACTCCGTGGTGCTGTCACTGCACCCCCACAACGACCGCGGTACGGCGGTGGCCGCGTCGGAACTGGG of the Actinomycetota bacterium genome contains:
- a CDS encoding citramalate synthase, with amino-acid sequence MTGPDDSFHVYDTTLRDGAQREGISYSVNDKLAVARLLDDYGVGFIEGGWPGAMPKDTEFFARAASELQLQHAQLVAFGATRRAGATAASDPQVAALLESGAPVVTIVAKSDVRHVTQALRTTLDENLAMVTDTVAHLVAAGRRVFVDHEHFFDGYLHDPDYGVRLLVAAADAGAAVGVLCDTNGGMLPSRVLAIASDVASRTGVRLGIHCQDDTACAVANTLAAVEAGATHVQCTANGYGERTGNADLFAVVANLETKLGMTVLPAGKLRETVRVSHAIAEIANLTPDTHQAYAGTSSFAHKAGLHASALKVSAELYNHIDPALVGNDMRVLITEMAGRASVELKGRELGFDLSGDPDLLGRVVDRVKELEARGWTFEAADASFELLLREESAGRHRLFTVESWRTIVEQRPDGEVVSEATVKVLADGDRIVATGEGNGPVNALDNALRTAVVQLCPEVDKLELVDYKVRILAGVTGTGAVTRVLVGTTDGDAEWTTVGVHENVIAASWTALEDALAYGLLRSGR
- a CDS encoding branched-chain amino acid aminotransferase produces the protein MTTTSHAEAFALHRNPAPLPVAERAAILADPGFGRTFTDHMARVRWDADRGWHDPELVPYGPLTIDPATNVIHYGQSIFEGLKAYRHADGTVKTFRPWANAARFAKSARRLAMPELPEELFLGSLQALVGVDSAWVPADAERSLYLRPFMFATEVGLGVRPANAYDYLLIASPAGAYFAGGVHPVSVWLCDDYVRAAPGGTGEAKCAGNYAASLIAQAEAIEQGCDQVVWLDAAEHRWVEEMGGMNLFFVYGSGRDARVVTPALTGALLEGVTRSSLLTLAADLGYGVEEARVSVEEWRAGNASGQLTEVFACGTAAVITPVGHVKSRDAQWSISGGTAGPITLQLREALLDIQTGAAADPHGWMYPLG
- a CDS encoding 3-isopropylmalate dehydrogenase, whose product is MSRSLRLAVIPGDGIGVEVVGEALKVLAAAAPADDLAVATQEYDLGARRYNATGETLPDTVLEELRGHDAILLGAIGDPSVPPGVLERGVLLPLRFALDHHVNLRPVKLYPGVATPLAGKGVEDIDFVVCREGTEGPYVGAGGTLRRGTPHEVATEESLNTAFGVERIVRDAFQRATKRRRKVTLVHKTNVLVYAGSLWQRTFDRVAAEFPDVTTDYCHVDAAAMFFLTAPERFDVVVTDNLFGDILTDIGAAITGGIGLAASGNLDVSRTNPSMFEPVHGSAPDIAGTGQADPTATVLSLAMLLDHVGASKAADRVQAAVSADLSGRQGNGARSTAQIGDALATAVAG
- a CDS encoding TM2 domain-containing protein, whose protein sequence is MLDAAGNPVSEKSRLAAALLAWFLGVLGIHRFYVGKVGTAILMIVTLGGLGIWVLVDFIMILIGSFRDKEGKALQNW